One Candidatus Binatia bacterium genomic region harbors:
- a CDS encoding thrombospondin type 3 repeat-containing protein — MYFLRIVLAFVALVVGGVRPAEATTWIVPEPEELLIEADAIVLARVDSIRSVASFDGSSIDTEIELLVIEGYKGAVAGERILVREVGGQVGEDQQWVFGAAEYRVDEIVLTHLAQTEDGQVRTLHMGLGKSSATIADDGEISFSRSRSGGRREKVRIRKFRGEMDRAGVQKGHRRLGGRSIAAMSTDAPAAFGQVQENRQFNLLADPGSRWFGGPVQVWGALTGDARLGKAVSNKMVQAAASAWDNRDGSSLDLVYAGERKGDGWSCNDGFINVSFNDPKNQIANPRNCGGGTLAIGGFCMKAKPYQDSRYHEVVSGSIVLADGWGNCSFWNESNVAEVLTHELGHTIGFGHSWESSLGAEGDSFIRDATMYWAAHFDGRGASLEDYDLGALAWLYDDSGSQDPQDPEDPEDPEDPEDPEDPEDPEEDPDTDGDGWDDANDNCPTVANPEQVDTDDDGKGDLCDVCPEQSGMNEDGTCGDFTGSVRISRRKNGVTTLTLRAQLPLLADARKLGAVSVQIEGNSEVYELALDPGAMATNSRGTRAHYRRSKTRVSVRQWRKSSSILSVRLNSRDLQYLMDDELTVGLQIGGETLVANMNCRTRYPEGRTVTRCDAD, encoded by the coding sequence ATGTATTTCTTACGGATAGTTCTGGCCTTTGTGGCATTAGTGGTGGGTGGCGTGAGGCCGGCGGAGGCGACGACGTGGATCGTTCCCGAGCCTGAGGAGCTTTTGATCGAGGCCGATGCCATCGTTCTGGCGCGAGTCGACTCGATTCGGAGTGTCGCTTCTTTCGATGGATCTTCGATCGATACGGAAATCGAGTTGCTGGTCATCGAAGGTTACAAGGGTGCGGTTGCGGGCGAGCGAATTCTGGTTCGCGAAGTGGGCGGACAGGTTGGCGAAGACCAGCAGTGGGTCTTCGGTGCTGCCGAATATCGCGTCGACGAGATCGTGCTGACCCATTTGGCGCAGACCGAAGACGGCCAGGTGCGAACCCTTCATATGGGTTTGGGAAAATCGAGTGCCACCATCGCTGATGATGGCGAGATCAGCTTTTCACGTTCACGCTCGGGGGGGCGTCGCGAGAAAGTCCGGATTCGCAAATTCCGAGGTGAAATGGATCGTGCGGGCGTTCAGAAGGGCCATCGACGACTGGGGGGTCGTTCGATCGCTGCGATGAGCACGGATGCACCGGCCGCGTTCGGGCAGGTGCAGGAGAATCGCCAGTTCAACCTTCTTGCCGACCCCGGCTCCCGCTGGTTTGGCGGTCCGGTTCAGGTGTGGGGTGCGCTCACGGGCGATGCCCGGCTGGGCAAGGCAGTCTCCAATAAAATGGTGCAGGCCGCGGCTAGTGCCTGGGATAACCGCGACGGATCTTCTCTGGATCTGGTATACGCCGGCGAGCGCAAGGGAGACGGCTGGAGCTGCAACGACGGTTTCATCAACGTTTCGTTCAATGATCCGAAAAACCAGATCGCCAACCCGCGGAACTGCGGTGGGGGTACGCTGGCGATCGGCGGTTTTTGCATGAAGGCAAAGCCCTATCAGGACTCGCGCTATCATGAGGTAGTTTCGGGTTCGATTGTCCTCGCCGACGGCTGGGGTAATTGCTCCTTTTGGAACGAAAGCAACGTGGCCGAAGTTCTGACCCATGAACTCGGGCATACCATCGGGTTCGGCCACTCCTGGGAGAGCAGCCTTGGTGCAGAAGGCGACTCATTCATTCGTGATGCCACAATGTACTGGGCCGCTCATTTTGATGGCCGCGGGGCGTCTCTCGAGGATTACGACCTCGGGGCGCTGGCCTGGCTCTATGACGATTCGGGATCGCAAGACCCGCAAGATCCCGAAGACCCGGAAGACCCGGAAGACCCGGAAGATCCGGAAGATCCGGAAGATCCCGAAGAAGACCCCGATACCGATGGCGATGGATGGGACGATGCGAACGATAATTGCCCCACGGTTGCGAACCCCGAGCAGGTCGATACCGATGATGACGGCAAGGGTGACCTCTGTGATGTCTGTCCGGAACAAAGCGGCATGAATGAGGATGGCACCTGCGGTGATTTCACCGGATCCGTCCGGATCTCGCGTCGCAAGAATGGCGTCACGACATTGACTCTTCGCGCGCAGCTTCCTCTGCTGGCGGATGCTCGCAAGTTAGGTGCGGTTTCTGTCCAGATCGAGGGAAATTCAGAGGTCTATGAATTGGCTTTGGATCCTGGTGCGATGGCCACGAACAGCCGGGGCACAAGGGCGCATTATCGTCGCTCGAAGACCCGTGTGTCGGTTCGCCAATGGCGCAAGTCCTCAAGTATTTTGAGTGTGCGTCTGAATTCGCGGGATCTGCAGTACCTGATGGATGATGAGTTGACCGTCGGGCTTCAGATTGGCGGCGAAACCTTGGTGGCCAATATGAATTGTCGCACTCGTTATCCGGAAGGCCGCACCGTGACACGTTGCGACGCCGATTGA
- a CDS encoding Rieske 2Fe-2S domain-containing protein gives MATFPKKGLFILNSDELADGESKTFALVDGEERLPCFVVRWRGDLQAFVNRCRHIPMTMDWVENQFLTEDGEFILCPTHGALFQPDTGACVGGPAYGKALFRVPLINHAGKVFAQWPSLDEEA, from the coding sequence ATGGCCACCTTCCCAAAAAAGGGACTCTTCATTCTCAACAGCGACGAACTTGCGGATGGTGAATCCAAAACGTTCGCCTTGGTGGACGGCGAGGAGCGACTCCCGTGCTTCGTCGTCCGGTGGCGAGGCGATTTGCAAGCCTTCGTCAATCGGTGTCGCCATATCCCCATGACCATGGACTGGGTGGAGAACCAATTCCTCACAGAGGACGGCGAGTTCATTCTCTGTCCGACGCACGGGGCCCTCTTCCAGCCCGACACCGGTGCCTGTGTCGGCGGACCGGCTTATGGGAAAGCCCTGTTTCGAGTGCCCCTGATCAACCACGCCGGAAAGGTTTTTGCCCAATGGCCCTCCCTCGACGAAGAGGCCTGA
- a CDS encoding cytochrome c yields the protein MQLIKFLGWLGFLSLSLLQPNPAAGAPDAAAGKTKFQKSICVQCHGLEAQGMAGMGMDLRSAPLIRAGKAEAIDKFIENGHRGTNQYPGGMPPNGGISLSASDRANITAWLLTLAKPPKHP from the coding sequence TTGCAGTTGATCAAATTTCTTGGATGGCTCGGATTCCTTTCGCTTTCCTTGCTGCAACCCAACCCGGCTGCCGGAGCCCCGGATGCAGCGGCCGGAAAGACCAAATTCCAAAAATCAATCTGCGTCCAATGCCATGGACTCGAGGCTCAGGGGATGGCCGGGATGGGAATGGACCTCCGATCGGCTCCGCTGATCAGGGCCGGCAAGGCCGAGGCGATCGATAAATTTATCGAAAACGGGCATCGCGGCACGAACCAATACCCCGGCGGGATGCCACCCAATGGCGGCATCAGCCTCAGCGCCAGTGACCGCGCCAACATCACGGCCTGGCTGCTCACCCTCGCGAAACCCCCGAAGCATCCCTAG
- a CDS encoding wax ester/triacylglycerol synthase family O-acyltransferase: MARYWYERLTALDSSFLMLEKPHAPLHVASTLLFESEALRRPDGGIDADLIRNHVAAEIHRIPRYRQKLQWVPMSMRPVWVDDDRFRLDYHVRHTALPKPGTEEQLRLLSARIMEQPLDLSRPLWETWIVEGLEGDRFALISKVHHCMIDGVSGAELLKILLSITPEVPEPKPARFFPRRAPSPFQLWRDEGARRLSLPIDLVRDVGAFFREAEDRRREVLSHFRAAADFVGSSMHRASPTPLNAPVSPHRRFDWLTMDFKELRDIRRTLGGSANDLVLTIVTGAVQRFMEHRQVSPSAIDFRVMAPVSVRRREDQEALGNQVSAWLIDLPIAEEDPREQIRQIKRKTNELKRSKQAVGATVLSDAAEWGSSTLLALGARNISRVLPCNIIVTNVPGPQFPLYMTGARMLEAYPLVPLVDNLGLGIALMSYNGNLCWGFNADYELVPDLEVFKEFIVEAFDALKEAAGAAASEESSAGEEEAPLQIVPQP, translated from the coding sequence ATGGCCCGATATTGGTACGAACGCCTGACCGCGTTGGATTCATCTTTTTTGATGTTGGAAAAGCCGCATGCCCCCTTGCATGTGGCCTCTACCCTTTTGTTCGAGTCGGAAGCTCTGCGTCGGCCTGATGGTGGGATTGATGCGGATCTGATTCGGAACCACGTCGCTGCCGAAATTCATCGGATTCCGCGCTACCGGCAGAAACTCCAATGGGTTCCGATGTCGATGCGCCCGGTCTGGGTCGACGATGATCGATTTCGTCTCGATTATCATGTCCGACATACGGCACTGCCAAAACCGGGGACCGAGGAGCAGCTGCGACTCCTTTCCGCACGGATCATGGAGCAACCACTCGACCTGTCCCGGCCGCTCTGGGAGACCTGGATCGTCGAAGGATTGGAGGGCGATCGGTTTGCGCTGATTTCCAAGGTTCATCACTGCATGATCGATGGCGTGTCGGGCGCCGAGTTGCTCAAAATTCTTCTCAGCATCACGCCGGAAGTCCCCGAGCCCAAACCGGCTCGGTTCTTTCCCCGTCGGGCGCCGTCCCCGTTCCAGCTCTGGCGGGACGAGGGGGCACGCCGGCTTTCCCTCCCGATCGATCTGGTGCGGGATGTGGGAGCTTTTTTTCGCGAAGCCGAAGACCGTCGTCGAGAAGTGCTCTCCCATTTTCGGGCTGCTGCTGATTTCGTCGGTTCAAGCATGCACCGAGCCTCCCCGACGCCGCTGAACGCACCCGTGAGCCCGCACCGGCGATTCGATTGGTTGACGATGGACTTCAAGGAGTTGCGCGATATTCGCCGGACGCTGGGAGGCAGCGCCAATGATCTTGTACTGACGATCGTGACAGGTGCTGTTCAGCGCTTTATGGAGCATCGGCAGGTAAGTCCGAGCGCGATCGATTTTCGCGTGATGGCACCCGTCAGCGTCCGACGCCGGGAAGACCAGGAAGCTCTCGGAAATCAGGTGTCGGCCTGGTTGATCGATCTCCCGATCGCCGAGGAGGACCCTCGCGAGCAGATCCGTCAGATCAAGCGCAAGACCAATGAACTCAAGCGCAGCAAGCAGGCAGTCGGTGCGACGGTCCTTTCGGATGCGGCCGAGTGGGGGTCTTCTACCTTGCTGGCTCTCGGTGCGCGGAATATCTCGCGGGTTTTGCCGTGCAATATTATCGTCACGAATGTTCCGGGCCCGCAGTTCCCTCTTTATATGACCGGCGCGCGGATGCTCGAAGCCTACCCGCTGGTCCCGCTGGTCGACAATCTTGGGCTGGGCATCGCCTTGATGAGCTATAACGGCAATCTCTGCTGGGGATTCAATGCGGACTACGAGCTGGTGCCGGACCTCGAAGTCTTCAAGGAGTTCATCGTGGAAGCCTTCGATGCGCTCAAGGAAGCGGCTGGCGCTGCAGCCAGCGAAGAGAGCTCTGCCGGGGAAGAAGAAGCTCCTCTGCAGATCGTCCCGCAACCCTAG
- a CDS encoding DUF5658 family protein codes for MDKSNLTRLRVLVGANVLLQFADGFVTILGTSRGFAEGNPLVAAAMTSIGPMGGILFMKLMAISFLYLIYRRGDHPLVIPSLGSIALAYIFLAVLPWTLLLAGSPPG; via the coding sequence ATGGACAAAAGCAATCTCACAAGGCTCCGAGTTCTCGTCGGAGCCAACGTTCTCCTCCAGTTTGCCGACGGGTTTGTCACGATCCTTGGAACCTCCCGCGGTTTTGCCGAGGGAAACCCGCTGGTGGCCGCCGCCATGACCTCGATCGGGCCCATGGGCGGCATCTTGTTCATGAAGCTGATGGCAATCAGCTTCCTTTACCTGATCTATCGTCGGGGCGATCACCCGCTGGTGATTCCCAGTCTTGGTTCCATCGCCCTGGCTTATATTTTTCTTGCTGTTCTACCGTGGACGCTACTTCTGGCCGGATCACCCCCCGGCTAA
- a CDS encoding glycosyltransferase: MRIAILGTRGVPANYGGFETFAEELSTRLACRGHEVTVFGRSTHIPEELNGTLWRGVRIEILPAPARKHFETVVHTLRSTAHVRGRFDAALLCNGANFLSLPLLRAAGLPTAVAVDGVESARRKWGLAGRTFHGIAQALVPRMADVIVADCEVIESFYRRQGAQRVVRIAYGAEPPSDQGTDVLDSMGLRSRGYVLYVSRFEPENNADVVIRGYQASGIPEDLVVVGDAPYADAYKAELHRLAAGNPRIHFPGYVFGAGYDQLRSHAAAWVQATEVGGTHPALLEAMAAGLPIAANDIPEHREVLGDAGVYYAWNDAESLGHRLQDLLAPPRKEESLHVYGGAARARVHELYSWDVIVEAYENLFEHLAETPRDQWLAGGEALG, translated from the coding sequence ATGCGCATCGCGATTCTTGGGACACGCGGGGTCCCCGCCAATTACGGGGGTTTCGAGACCTTTGCCGAGGAATTATCGACTCGTTTGGCGTGTCGGGGGCACGAGGTCACGGTCTTTGGGCGCTCGACGCATATTCCCGAGGAACTGAACGGGACTCTCTGGCGAGGGGTGCGGATCGAAATTTTGCCGGCACCGGCGCGGAAGCATTTCGAGACCGTGGTGCATACCCTCCGGTCGACAGCCCATGTTCGCGGTCGATTTGATGCCGCACTGCTCTGCAATGGGGCCAATTTTCTTTCGCTGCCGCTTCTGCGGGCTGCGGGGCTCCCGACGGCGGTAGCCGTCGATGGCGTGGAGAGCGCACGGCGGAAATGGGGCCTGGCCGGGCGCACCTTTCATGGCATCGCGCAGGCGCTGGTGCCGCGAATGGCAGATGTGATCGTCGCGGATTGCGAGGTGATCGAGTCTTTCTATCGCCGGCAAGGGGCACAGCGAGTGGTGCGGATCGCCTACGGTGCGGAACCACCATCCGATCAGGGCACCGATGTGCTGGACTCGATGGGGCTTCGCTCCAGAGGGTATGTTCTCTACGTCAGCCGTTTCGAGCCGGAGAATAACGCGGACGTAGTGATTCGCGGTTATCAGGCGTCGGGCATCCCCGAGGATCTCGTGGTCGTCGGTGACGCACCCTATGCGGATGCCTACAAGGCAGAACTGCATCGACTGGCTGCGGGCAACCCGCGTATTCATTTTCCCGGATACGTTTTTGGTGCGGGCTATGATCAACTCCGCAGCCATGCAGCTGCATGGGTGCAGGCCACGGAAGTTGGCGGGACGCACCCGGCGCTTTTGGAAGCGATGGCGGCGGGCCTGCCCATTGCTGCGAATGATATCCCCGAGCACCGGGAGGTCCTGGGGGATGCCGGTGTCTATTACGCATGGAATGACGCGGAGTCGCTGGGCCACCGTTTGCAGGATTTGCTCGCCCCGCCTCGCAAGGAGGAGAGTCTGCATGTCTACGGGGGGGCGGCTCGTGCACGCGTGCACGAACTTTACTCCTGGGATGTGATTGTGGAGGCCTACGAGAATCTTTTCGAGCATCTCGCCGAAACACCACGCGATCAATGGCTTGCCGGAGGGGAAGCGCTTGGCTAA
- a CDS encoding exopolysaccharide biosynthesis polyprenyl glycosylphosphotransferase produces the protein MVAPVRRRQTPIAGARKAADVNQTFRSSPPLSRGAARQYAPSRAGPAAQYRHLAQIADGLLLLVAFPIAYFIKTRILPADLTSLYDPSVYIGPAAIFGLAALVSMERRGAYAPLAFLHLREMVLPVLLSFGQALLVGSTVLFVFKLGYVSRLFIALYALTGLGLVLLVRAGLRVLAARLRAGGAGAARILLVAEEADGIRLTAELIREAAFGVTIVGRVDPAELRSTVQEGRTLDERLSSAFSQDAVDEVFFVAPNYSTDEVSVLIEACSREGIVLHLVSGIIGHGMERVVVDQVGDIRLLSLHAQKDAPMARAMKRVFDLVAAILLLVLTAPAWPLIALAIRLDSRGPVFFRQERLGLNKRRFGMLKFRSMVVGADGQMPEMEPLNEADGPIFKLREDPRVTRTGRYLRRFDVDELPQLLNVIAGHMSLIGPRPMLEHEIRGFAAWQRKRFSVLPGITGLWQVSNRLGDPFIAGLEADLDYIDDWSWRLDLEILLRTIPAVLRDRISP, from the coding sequence ATGGTTGCGCCTGTTCGCCGACGTCAGACTCCGATTGCCGGAGCTCGCAAGGCGGCCGATGTGAACCAGACCTTTCGATCGTCGCCGCCGCTGTCGCGAGGTGCCGCCCGACAATACGCGCCGTCGCGTGCCGGGCCTGCGGCGCAATACCGACATCTGGCACAAATCGCGGATGGCTTGCTGCTTTTGGTGGCCTTCCCGATCGCCTATTTCATCAAGACCAGAATCCTCCCAGCGGATTTGACCAGCCTGTACGACCCTTCTGTCTACATCGGACCGGCGGCAATTTTCGGCCTGGCGGCTTTGGTGTCGATGGAGCGCCGAGGAGCCTATGCGCCACTTGCGTTCCTTCATTTGCGCGAAATGGTGCTGCCGGTCCTGCTGTCGTTCGGTCAGGCCCTTCTGGTCGGCTCCACAGTCCTTTTTGTTTTCAAGCTGGGCTACGTCTCGCGTTTGTTTATCGCCCTCTACGCACTGACTGGACTTGGATTGGTTTTGTTGGTGCGGGCCGGCCTGCGCGTACTGGCGGCTCGTCTCCGCGCCGGCGGAGCGGGGGCTGCGCGTATTTTGCTTGTTGCCGAGGAAGCCGACGGGATTCGGTTGACGGCAGAATTGATTCGAGAAGCCGCCTTTGGTGTGACGATCGTGGGACGCGTCGATCCTGCCGAACTGCGCTCCACCGTTCAGGAAGGCCGCACGCTGGACGAACGTCTATCGAGCGCATTTTCGCAGGACGCCGTCGATGAAGTGTTTTTTGTCGCCCCGAACTATTCGACCGATGAGGTCAGCGTTCTGATCGAGGCCTGTTCTCGCGAGGGGATCGTGTTGCATTTGGTGAGCGGAATCATCGGGCACGGGATGGAGCGAGTGGTCGTCGATCAGGTGGGAGATATTCGGTTACTTTCGCTGCACGCGCAAAAGGATGCACCGATGGCCCGCGCAATGAAGCGTGTTTTTGACCTCGTTGCTGCGATCCTTCTATTGGTTCTGACGGCCCCGGCCTGGCCGTTGATCGCTCTGGCAATTCGTTTGGACTCTCGCGGCCCGGTATTTTTCCGCCAGGAGCGACTTGGTTTGAATAAGCGACGCTTCGGCATGCTCAAATTTCGCAGCATGGTGGTGGGGGCGGATGGCCAGATGCCGGAGATGGAGCCCCTCAACGAAGCGGACGGTCCCATTTTCAAATTGCGTGAAGATCCCCGAGTGACCCGTACGGGCCGGTATTTGCGACGGTTTGATGTGGATGAACTGCCGCAATTACTGAATGTGATTGCGGGTCATATGAGTTTGATCGGCCCGCGGCCCATGCTGGAGCATGAAATCCGCGGCTTTGCCGCATGGCAGCGCAAGCGTTTCTCCGTATTGCCGGGCATCACCGGATTGTGGCAAGTGAGCAACCGTTTGGGAGACCCTTTTATCGCGGGTCTCGAGGCTGACCTTGATTATATTGACGATTGGTCGTGGCGGCTCGATCTCGAGATCCTCTTGCGCACGATCCCCGCGGTTCTTCGGGATCGAATTTCGCCTTGA
- a CDS encoding DegT/DnrJ/EryC1/StrS family aminotransferase, translating into MSAAEPIRLLDIGASWAEVAAEAEPAVLEVLRSGQWALGPRVQAFEEEMAAYVGARHGIGVASGTDALLLALMALDVGPGDEVVTTPFTFFSTASVIVRAGATPVFADIGEADCLLDPAAAAAALSPRTRALIPVHLYGQCVDGAAFDAMARRQQIAIVEDACQAIGATRGIARAGSFGDLAAFSFYPTKNLSAAGDAGIVTTNDDALAARVRRLRVHGSEKRYEHIELGLNSRLDALQAVILSIRLQRLAAWNEARGILADRYDELLAAHGISDRVRPLQRHEGTHVFHQYIVRADRRDELREWLAGRGIGSEVYYPIPLHLQECFTDLGYREGDFPVAERAAREVLALPIYPGLTEAEQVRVIEAIRDFLDS; encoded by the coding sequence ATGAGTGCTGCGGAACCGATTCGGTTGTTGGATATTGGGGCTTCCTGGGCGGAGGTTGCTGCGGAAGCGGAGCCCGCCGTGTTGGAGGTCCTGCGCAGCGGACAATGGGCGCTTGGCCCCCGCGTGCAGGCCTTCGAGGAAGAGATGGCAGCCTACGTCGGAGCGCGTCATGGTATCGGCGTCGCCTCGGGCACCGACGCTTTGCTTCTGGCACTGATGGCGCTGGATGTTGGCCCCGGCGATGAAGTTGTGACAACGCCATTCACGTTTTTCTCGACGGCGTCGGTGATCGTTCGTGCCGGTGCGACGCCCGTCTTTGCCGATATTGGCGAAGCCGATTGCCTGCTGGACCCGGCGGCTGCAGCCGCTGCGCTGTCGCCTCGAACGCGCGCCCTGATCCCGGTGCACCTCTACGGACAATGTGTGGATGGCGCTGCCTTCGATGCCATGGCCCGTCGGCAACAGATCGCTATCGTGGAAGACGCTTGCCAGGCGATTGGTGCCACCCGGGGAATTGCCCGGGCCGGTTCCTTCGGGGACCTTGCCGCCTTCAGCTTTTATCCGACCAAAAACCTTTCGGCGGCTGGCGATGCGGGCATCGTCACGACGAATGACGATGCCCTCGCTGCGCGTGTGCGACGCTTGCGGGTCCATGGTTCGGAGAAACGTTACGAGCACATCGAACTCGGTCTCAACAGCCGTCTCGATGCCCTCCAAGCGGTGATTTTATCGATTCGCCTGCAACGCCTGGCGGCCTGGAATGAGGCCCGAGGCATATTGGCCGATCGCTATGACGAACTCCTCGCGGCGCACGGAATCTCTGATCGGGTGCGTCCGCTGCAGCGCCACGAAGGGACCCACGTCTTTCATCAATATATTGTTCGGGCCGATCGTCGCGATGAGCTCCGCGAATGGCTGGCGGGTCGCGGGATCGGCAGCGAAGTCTACTACCCTATCCCCTTGCATTTGCAGGAATGTTTTACCGATCTCGGCTATCGTGAGGGCGACTTTCCGGTCGCCGAGCGTGCCGCACGGGAGGTTCTCGCCCTGCCGATCTACCCGGGGCTTACCGAAGCCGAGCAGGTCCGGGTCATCGAAGCCATCCGAGATTTTCTGGATTCTTGA
- a CDS encoding nitroreductase family deazaflavin-dependent oxidoreductase — translation MKLFTRLHVLVSELSGGRLWNTLGGDDVCFVGTVGRKTGRARTIPLMYVPHEDQVLLVASQGGAPKNPVWFGNLVAHPDITIRHGNRTGAFRARLAKPEEKDALWPICDRHYAPFAEYRTRTTRDIPIFICSPRD, via the coding sequence ATGAAGCTGTTTACGCGACTTCATGTTCTGGTCAGCGAACTCAGCGGCGGGCGCCTGTGGAACACTTTGGGCGGAGATGATGTTTGTTTCGTGGGCACGGTAGGGCGGAAGACCGGGCGGGCCCGGACAATTCCCCTCATGTACGTCCCCCACGAAGACCAGGTGCTGTTGGTCGCCTCTCAGGGTGGGGCCCCGAAAAACCCGGTCTGGTTCGGGAATCTGGTGGCCCACCCTGACATCACCATCCGCCACGGAAACCGCACGGGTGCGTTCCGGGCGCGTCTGGCGAAACCTGAGGAAAAAGATGCCCTCTGGCCGATCTGCGACCGGCATTATGCACCTTTCGCCGAATACCGGACCCGGACCACACGAGACATTCCGATTTTTATCTGCAGCCCCCGCGACTAG
- a CDS encoding phosphatidylglycerophosphatase A: MHDSFCPGRFDGEPGCGPLAACAVGQRRVAARIDEGVLWLARGLGLGLVPRAPGTAGSLLGIPLFFLVHRQGWPVAVECAIVAAFVLLACAIAGRAEKILGTHDSGQIVIDEIAGMWVALLGHPVGWESILVVFVIFRILDIWKPGPIRWLDRRVPGGAGVVVDDVASGAIASILAWGIGF, translated from the coding sequence ATGCACGATTCGTTCTGTCCGGGCCGGTTCGATGGCGAACCGGGGTGTGGACCTCTCGCGGCTTGCGCGGTAGGACAGCGGCGAGTGGCGGCAAGAATTGATGAGGGGGTCCTGTGGTTGGCTCGTGGGTTGGGGTTGGGTCTGGTGCCTCGGGCGCCAGGCACCGCGGGTTCTCTGCTCGGAATTCCCCTTTTCTTTTTGGTTCATCGTCAGGGCTGGCCTGTCGCCGTTGAGTGCGCGATTGTCGCGGCCTTTGTGCTTCTGGCCTGCGCGATCGCGGGTCGAGCGGAGAAAATTCTTGGAACGCACGACTCCGGACAGATTGTTATCGACGAAATTGCCGGGATGTGGGTGGCTCTGCTCGGGCATCCGGTCGGTTGGGAATCGATTTTGGTCGTATTCGTGATCTTCCGTATTCTGGATATCTGGAAGCCGGGACCGATTCGATGGCTGGACCGGCGCGTCCCCGGCGGAGCCGGGGTGGTCGTCGATGATGTGGCAAGTGGCGCGATTGCGAGTATTCTCGCATGGGGGATTGGATTTTGA
- a CDS encoding competence/damage-inducible protein A — protein MGDWILKNEMKRVVLLSTGDELTSGKIADTNAQWLSDRFYTLGLEVVAVLTVGDFRERLVWAWEQALELGDLVVSTGGIGPTADDLTTETVSGLLGEDLRFDEPTADRMRRMFEGMRRPMPENNLKQAYFPKSAVIVPNPLGTAPGYRVSTERTVGEKTVQRHLVVLPGVPREMKPMFDETVVPWVTAQQGDAAPPMARTFQTFGMSESALDEAVAEVIPEDAARVSFRASFPKIGITLLIRGEGAEARLEALSAKLHERLGGVIYAEGETLMEEAAGQALRERGATVALAESCSGGLIGSRLTDVPGSSSYFLADFVTYSNQAKQEVLGVPAATLEQFGAVSEETVRAMAEGARERAGSDIAIATSGIAGPGGGTEERPVGTVCFAMASAEGVVSRRHQLWGSRDWIKLLTSQIALDWIRRWAKNLDVVESGFRR, from the coding sequence ATGGGGGATTGGATTTTGAAGAATGAAATGAAGCGGGTCGTCTTGTTGTCGACCGGAGATGAACTGACCAGCGGCAAGATCGCCGATACCAACGCCCAATGGCTCTCGGACCGATTTTATACGCTCGGACTGGAAGTGGTGGCTGTGCTGACGGTCGGGGATTTTCGCGAACGTCTGGTTTGGGCCTGGGAGCAGGCATTGGAGCTTGGGGACCTTGTGGTCTCCACCGGAGGAATCGGCCCCACCGCCGATGATCTGACGACCGAGACCGTCTCGGGGCTGCTCGGAGAAGATCTCCGCTTCGATGAACCGACAGCCGACCGGATGCGTCGCATGTTTGAGGGAATGCGCCGGCCGATGCCGGAAAATAACCTGAAACAGGCCTACTTTCCCAAGAGCGCGGTGATCGTCCCCAATCCGCTGGGGACGGCGCCCGGCTACCGGGTGTCAACCGAGAGGACCGTTGGCGAGAAAACCGTGCAGCGTCATCTCGTGGTTTTGCCCGGTGTTCCGCGGGAAATGAAGCCGATGTTTGATGAAACGGTAGTTCCCTGGGTTACGGCGCAGCAGGGAGATGCCGCTCCTCCGATGGCCCGGACCTTTCAGACTTTCGGCATGAGCGAATCGGCTCTGGATGAAGCCGTGGCCGAGGTGATCCCGGAGGATGCGGCTCGGGTGAGCTTTCGGGCCAGCTTCCCGAAGATCGGGATTACCTTGCTGATTCGGGGCGAGGGCGCGGAGGCTCGTCTCGAGGCGCTTTCGGCGAAGTTGCATGAACGCCTCGGCGGCGTGATCTACGCCGAGGGCGAAACTCTGATGGAGGAAGCCGCCGGTCAGGCGCTCCGGGAACGCGGTGCGACCGTGGCGCTCGCCGAGTCCTGTTCCGGTGGTTTGATCGGGAGCCGCTTGACCGATGTGCCCGGGAGTTCGTCCTACTTTCTGGCCGATTTCGTGACCTATTCCAATCAGGCCAAACAGGAGGTTCTGGGCGTTCCGGCGGCAACGCTCGAGCAGTTTGGGGCCGTTAGCGAGGAGACCGTTCGTGCGATGGCCGAGGGGGCTCGTGAGCGCGCGGGATCGGATATCGCCATCGCGACCTCCGGGATCGCCGGTCCCGGGGGTGGGACCGAAGAGCGCCCCGTGGGAACGGTATGTTTCGCCATGGCGAGTGCTGAGGGAGTCGTGTCTCGTCGACACCAGCTCTGGGGTTCCCGCGACTGGATCAAGTTGCTGACATCGCAGATTGCCCTGGACTGGATCCGCCGTTGGGCAAAAAACCTCGATGTGGTGGAATCGGGCTTCCGAAGGTGA